The genomic interval GCCGACGGCGACCTCTCCCACCGGGCCCAGATCCGGGGCCGGGACGAAGTGGCCGAATTGGGCCAGGCAATCAACCGAATGGCACATTCCCTGTCGCGCATGATTCGCGCCAGCCGGGAACTGACCGCCAACGTCTCCCATGAGTTGCGCACCCCTCTCACCCGGATCCGCATCGCCGAAGAAATGCTGCGCGAACAATTCGGTGACAAGGGCACCGCCCATCTGGATTCCATCCGCGAGGATATCGAGGCGTTGGATAAACTCATCGGCCGGTTGCTGACCCTCTCAAAACTCGATCTCAAGGAAGACCTCCTCACCCTGGAACCCGTCGATCTGGCCGAGCTGACCGAACATGTCCTGGACCGACTGCGGCCCATTGCCGAACACCGCAACGTGAATGTCTCGGCTCAATTGCCCAAGGACACGGTCATCCATGCCGACGGCGAAGTCCTGCTCACCGGGCTGAACGGCATTCTGGAAAACGGGGTCAAGCACGCCACGGAGAACGGCTGGCTCAAGGTAGCCATCTCGGTGAAAGGCAACACAGCCATTCTCACCGCCGAGAACAGCCACCCGCCCCTGCCCGAAGAGGAGCTGACGGCCATCTTCGAGCCGTTCAGACGGGCCAGGGGAACCCGCACCCAGGGAACGGGCCTCGGGCTGGCCATTGCCTACAAGACCATCATGCGGCACGGCGGCACATTGAGCGCCGAAAACACCGACGAAGGCATCCTCTTTACGGCCACGTTGCCGATCAGAAGGTAGTCCCACCGATTGATTTTGGAATAGGGTTCATCCATAGTGGCCCAAGCCACAACTCTGACCAAGGGATACACATGCTCGAAGGACTCTGGACCCTGGAAAATCTGATTGCGCTCATCACCCTGTCCGGGCTGGAAATCGTGCTCGGCATCGACAATATCGTATTTGTGGTGGT from Pseudodesulfovibrio sp. S3 carries:
- a CDS encoding HAMP domain-containing sensor histidine kinase, with protein sequence MFGRLYLKIFLSFVCVMLVTLVLVAGLFRHTQGQEFLGRFKRLAHAQVILVKSSVENSILLNHGSTGALQPLVDKLANIYRARLWITGQNNTVLARSFPGPIPTPQPENPEKEDEQRLWSQEAGANVILCGEDPKCLYVTIPFGGRDGVPPGTIHYLDQNMEGLHHEKPFFLGLISICAVVALLIMPVSRLITRRLKRLRRSALCIADGDLSHRAQIRGRDEVAELGQAINRMAHSLSRMIRASRELTANVSHELRTPLTRIRIAEEMLREQFGDKGTAHLDSIREDIEALDKLIGRLLTLSKLDLKEDLLTLEPVDLAELTEHVLDRLRPIAEHRNVNVSAQLPKDTVIHADGEVLLTGLNGILENGVKHATENGWLKVAISVKGNTAILTAENSHPPLPEEELTAIFEPFRRARGTRTQGTGLGLAIAYKTIMRHGGTLSAENTDEGILFTATLPIRR